The segment GCGGCGGCGTCCCATCGCCAACACGACCCGCGACAGTCCCAGAACCAGGTTCAAAAGGACGCCGGCCATGGCGGTTGTGGCGCCGATGGCGATTACCGTCGCGAGTAGCGGCGAACCAATTTGCATCGCGACGATTTCGAGGGGCGCTCCTTGATGGAGCGTGGCGGAGGCAAGTTCCTCGGCGCCGAGTACGCCGATTGCGACCAGGCCGATCAGCCAGTAAAACGCCATCGCGATGAAGAGGGTGGCGATGATCGCGACCGGAATTGTCCGCCGCGGGTTTTCGACCTCTTCGCCGAGCGTCGCGATGCGCCCGTAGCCGGTATAGGCGACGAACATCAGGGCGACCGCCTGAGCAAAACCGAGCGTCGGCGTCATGGCGGCTGTGACGGGAGCGAAGAAGGGGGTGAGCTGTTCGCTTGAAACGCTTGGTAGCCCAAACGCGATCAAAAGAGCGAGCGCCAGTAGCGACGTCGATACTAGAACCGCATTGGCGAAATTGCTTCTCCGAATCCCGGTCAAAATCGCTCCGGTCACGAGCAGTACAATCAGCAGGCTGACCGGCAATCGCCAGGCGGCAGCGTCGATCTTCAGCAGATTGAGGAGATAGCCGGAGAACCCCAGTGCCGCGGTCGCCGCCGAGGCCGACTTGGCCGCGACGAACATCCAACCGGCCAGAAAGCCAAGGCTCGGATGCAGCCAGCGGTAACCATACTCATAGGTTCCGCCGCTGACTGGATGAGCGGCGGCTAGTTGGGCGCTGCTCAATCCATTGCAGATCGCCAAGAAAGCGGCGAGTGGAATCGCCAGTAACAGTGCGGGACCAGTCGCTCCGGCCGCAATGCCGATGCTGACGAAGATCCCGGTGCCGATGATCGAGCCGAGACCCAGTAAGATCGCGCCGGCCAAGCCGACTTCGCGCTTTAGTCGCGGCGGTTGCTTGGCGTCGGAAGAATCGGGCGGGACATCGTTCACGAAAGTTTGCGGTATGAGAGGGGTGCGGATGTCGCTTTAGCGTACTCGTTGCCGCGCTGTGAATGAATCCCGGCAAACGCTTGGCGACAAACTGCCTGTGGCAAAAAAGGAAAGAATAAACGGAGCTTTCGCGCTGCCATAGCCGGCATGAAAATCGGGAAAAAAGGCGCCAAATGCGGGATTTTCGCCATGACGCGGTCGCGGTACCTCGCGTTAGAATGCGAGTGTGAGGCGTTGATCGTTGCGAGGAATTGGCTGAATGAAGGTTTCGTTGATCGGGCTGGGCAAAGTAGGATCGGCCGTCGCCCATGCGATTGTATTGAAGGGGCTCGCGGACGAACTGGTGCTGGTCTCGCGCCGCACGGAAATCGCCAAGTCGGAAGCGGACGATCTGAATCATGCCGCCGGGCTCGAGGAGCACTCGGTTGATGTCCGTGCGGGAAGCGATATGGACGCCGCCGGATCGGACGTGATCCTCTACTGCGACGCTTCTCCCAGCACCGGCGCCGACGTTGATCGCTATAGCGCCGCGCGAGGCAACTTGCAGCGGCTCAGCCAACGGATGCCGCTTCTAGCGGCGGCGAGTCCCAGCGCCATTTGCGTGATGGTGACCAATCCGGTCGACGTGATGTCGTGGTTTGCGCTGCAAGTCTCAGGCTTCCCGCAGGAGCGGGTCTTTGGCGTCGGCACGCTGCTCGATACCGCTCGGCTGCGCCGGCTGCTATCGGAGCGACTCAGCGTTCATACCAGCGATGTGAGGGCCTACGTGATCGGCGAGCATGGCGAGGACCAGGTCGCCTCGTTCAGCACCGCTTCTCTGGGGGGAGAATCGATGAAGCCGGATGACGATCTAATGTCGCTCGCACGTCAGGCGGCGGAATCGGCCGGCAAGATCTATCGAACTCGCGGCTATACCAACTATGGGATCGCCGGCGCGACGATGATGATTCTCGACGCGATCCGCAACAATCGACGTCGCACGGCGCCGGTCAGTCTGCGAATCAACGACTACTACGGCGTGAAAGACGTCTGCCTCTCTTTGCCGGCGGTGATCGGACGTCGCGGCATCGAGCGGGTGCTCCGTCCTGAACTCAACGAAGCGGAGCAAGCGACGTTCCATCGCGGAGCGCAACGAATTCGCGAAGCGATCGATATCTTGGCGCCTTCTTTGGCGGCCGTTTCTTAGTCGCCCTCTTGTTCGATTGGCGAAGGATCAGCGCCGGTTAACTTCGGATGCGAAAAGAGGCTGCGTAGCACGTCGAGCGCCGGCGGCTTCACCAGGTGCTCGTCGAAGCCTGCTTCGGCCGACTTGCGACGATCTTCGTCTTTGCCGTAACCGGTCAACGCGATCAGTAGCGTTTGGGCCAACTCCGACTCTTCCCGCAGTCGCCGACCTACCTGGTAGCCGTCCATGTTGGGCAAGCCGATGTCGAGGAAGATCATTTCGGGCGCCATCTCGCACGCTTTCGCGATCGCGGTTGGACCGTCATGCGCCATTTCGATTTTGTGATCGCCAAGTTTGCCCAGCAGCAGCGACAACATCCGGGCGACGCCGACGTTGTCGTCAACGACCAGGATCCGCCGCGCGACGTTCGACGCATCGTCGGGCATTACGGTTTCGGCGGGGATGGGGGCGTCGGAGATCGGCAGTTCGACGATGAACTGGCTGCCGTTACCGGCGCCGTTGCTCTTCACGTTGACTGTCCCATGATGCATCTCGACCAGGTTGCGGACCAGCGTCAAACCAATGCCAAGTCCTCCTTGTGCGCGATCCAGCGCGCGAGACGACTGGGTGAAAAGGTCGAAGACATGGGCGGTCAATTCAGGCTCGATGCCGATGCCGTCGTCGGTGATGCGGATTTGAGCGTTGTCGCCGACGCGCTCGACCTCAAGTTGAATATGACCGCCGGGATCAGTGTACTTAGCGGCGTTGTTCAGCAAGTTACTCAGGACCTGAACCATGCGAACCGGATCGGCGTGAACCGGTAGCGACTGGTCAGGCAGCTTGACCTCAAGCTGGTGATCCTTTTCGTCGAAGAGCCATTTCACCGATTGAACGGCCCGCAGGACGATCGCCGACAACGACGCGGTTTCAAGTCGTAGGTCAACTTTGCCGCGCATGATGCGGGAAACGTCGAGCAAGTCGTCGACCAAGCGAACCAAGTGCTCCACTTGATCTTTCATCGCGTCAAGCACTTCGGCGCCGCGAGGAGAGTCGATTTCCAGAATGTCGATGCCGCTACGGATCGGCGCGAGCGGATTGCGGAGTTCGTGCGCCAACATCGCTAAGAACTCGTCTTTGCGGCGATCGGCCTCGCGCAGCTGTTGATAAAGTACGCTGTTCTCGAAAGCGACGGCGACGCGGCGAGCGACGTCTTCCGCGGCTCGCAGCGCTTCGCTATCGAATAGGCGTCCCGATTCGGCCATGCTGAACGTGAGGACGCCGATCGCTTTGCCGCGCGAAATGAGCGGGACGCCGATGTACGACTTGAGCTGGAGCGACTTCAGGATCGCGAGCAGCTCTTGGCTGCTGGCGTTGGCTTGCAGCTTCTCTTCGGTGACGTTTTCCCACAGGACCGGCTCTCCGGTCCGCATGATGTTCCAAATGCCGAACTGATCGTCTTTCTGCGGCGGATAATCGGCGTTCATTCGGTTGACCAGCTCGATCTTCGCCGGATCCTGATGCATTAGCGCTACGCGGCGCGGCTGGTTCTCTTCGTCGAGCAGGTCGACGGCGCACCAGTCGGAGAAGTTCGGCACGGCGACCCGCGCCAAATCTTTGAAAGTGGTCTCGTAGTCGAGATCGGAAGTCAAGCAAGCGCTGGCGTCCGCCACGAAGCGATTGATCTGTTCGGTTCGCTTTTGACGCTGGATGTCGGTGCAGGAAACGAACCAGCGGACGACATCTCCGGCGGCGTCGCGCACCGGAACCGCACGCGTCAAAAACCAGCGATAAGCGTTGTCGGCCTGGTCGAAAAATCGATGCTCAATTTCGAAGGGGACGCCGCTGCGCACCGCCTCGTCCCAGGCTTCGCGAAATGCATTCAACTCGTCGGGCGGGAGCAAATGTTCCCAGTTGCGGTCGTCGTCGGCGCCGCGCTCGAAGCCGGTGAACTGATGCCAACGATTGTTGAAATAGTCGACTTCGCCGTCGGGGCCCGCCGACCAGACGATGTGCGGCATCGCGTCGGCCAACTGGCGGAAGCGCGCTTCGTTTTCGCGAATCGCCTCTTCGGTCTTTTTCAGCTCGGTAATGTCGCGGGTCGTCCCGGCGACCGCCTCCACTTCGCCGTCGGCGCCGAAGACCGGCAGAAAGATGTAGTCGTAAATGCGGCGTCCGCTGGTGCCGATGAAGGGGACCTCGCCGCGGATCGCCGATCGCGTCGCGACCACCTGATCGATTTCGCGATCGTGCATCTCCGCATGCCAAGGTTCATAGCCCAGTTCCAGGCAATTCTTGCCAATCGCCTCGTCCCACGGTTTGCCCAACATCTTCAGCAGCGCTTCGTTGGCGTAAGTGAAGCGATGTTGCAAGTCGAATACGTAGACCAGGTCGGGAATGGTCGAAAGAATCGTGCGATAGAGTCGGCGCTGTCGCTCCGCTTCGGCCGTTAAGCGATCGAGGATTAGTTCGCCCCGCTTACGGACGACGTATTGAGCGATCGAGTCGGCAAGCGGCGCCAAGTCGCTGAGGATCGCATCCGATAGTTCATGCCGTGCGAACGTCGCCAAGACGCCGAGCACCCGACCTTCGACGGTCAGGGGATAGCCGGCGAACGCGACCATCCCTTCGCGCATCGCCCATTGCGGGTCGCTGATATT is part of the Blastopirellula sediminis genome and harbors:
- a CDS encoding APC family permease, yielding MNDVPPDSSDAKQPPRLKREVGLAGAILLGLGSIIGTGIFVSIGIAAGATGPALLLAIPLAAFLAICNGLSSAQLAAAHPVSGGTYEYGYRWLHPSLGFLAGWMFVAAKSASAATAALGFSGYLLNLLKIDAAAWRLPVSLLIVLLVTGAILTGIRRSNFANAVLVSTSLLALALLIAFGLPSVSSEQLTPFFAPVTAAMTPTLGFAQAVALMFVAYTGYGRIATLGEEVENPRRTIPVAIIATLFIAMAFYWLIGLVAIGVLGAEELASATLHQGAPLEIVAMQIGSPLLATVIAIGATTAMAGVLLNLVLGLSRVVLAMGRRRDLPAIFGELNASHTTPTFAVLLVAAIVMGLTLIGDVKTTWSFSAFTVLIYYALTNLAAIRLAPEERLYPAAFAWIGLAICLLLPFWVDRAVWQSGLALIAAGLVWHFIAMRLRNS
- a CDS encoding PAS domain S-box protein — protein: MSKILQSNFFGYVVAIVVSAACLGLGLLLTAQLGESAGMMLLVTAVLIASWWGGLYPGLMATALCVVVGCYYFLSPLFSPRVDSAGDLLRVALFFVIGVTIAIVNEAKRRAVVREVKRREELRLIMSSIGDAVITTDVNGKITGLNPVAEQLTGWMTTDAVGRPLTQVFRLVHQHSRKTIDNVALRAAAEEVTVGAAADSILIAKDGRELPVEDSTSPIRDSGGEIIGAVLVFRDVTERRTTEQRLQISEERFRALVKATATVVWTTAPNGQTIEDSPTWRAFTGQTLAEWQGSGWLNVVHPDDREQTAEYWRNATADRTAYECEYRLRRADGEYRWTKVSGVPVLNADGSVREWVGMNVDITDERAAAEKMRESELRYRLVSEAANDAIWDWDLETNKVRWNEGIRRNFGYTKSQVGADAGWWKAGIHPDDRQRVIEGIQLAIDSDQERWTDEYRFQKADGDYAYVVDRGRIVRSDDKPVRMVGSMLDLTERKRNEQILAERSRLSAMRADVSGCLTTGEPMSDVLQRCAEALVRHLDTALARIWIVDESNEVLDLNANAGEQGHLLDLHERVMIGEGKIGRIARQCQPLVTNQAPLDPNISDPQWAMREGMVAFAGYPLTVEGRVLGVLATFARHELSDAILSDLAPLADSIAQYVVRKRGELILDRLTAEAERQRRLYRTILSTIPDLVYVFDLQHRFTYANEALLKMLGKPWDEAIGKNCLELGYEPWHAEMHDREIDQVVATRSAIRGEVPFIGTSGRRIYDYIFLPVFGADGEVEAVAGTTRDITELKKTEEAIRENEARFRQLADAMPHIVWSAGPDGEVDYFNNRWHQFTGFERGADDDRNWEHLLPPDELNAFREAWDEAVRSGVPFEIEHRFFDQADNAYRWFLTRAVPVRDAAGDVVRWFVSCTDIQRQKRTEQINRFVADASACLTSDLDYETTFKDLARVAVPNFSDWCAVDLLDEENQPRRVALMHQDPAKIELVNRMNADYPPQKDDQFGIWNIMRTGEPVLWENVTEEKLQANASSQELLAILKSLQLKSYIGVPLISRGKAIGVLTFSMAESGRLFDSEALRAAEDVARRVAVAFENSVLYQQLREADRRKDEFLAMLAHELRNPLAPIRSGIDILEIDSPRGAEVLDAMKDQVEHLVRLVDDLLDVSRIMRGKVDLRLETASLSAIVLRAVQSVKWLFDEKDHQLEVKLPDQSLPVHADPVRMVQVLSNLLNNAAKYTDPGGHIQLEVERVGDNAQIRITDDGIGIEPELTAHVFDLFTQSSRALDRAQGGLGIGLTLVRNLVEMHHGTVNVKSNGAGNGSQFIVELPISDAPIPAETVMPDDASNVARRILVVDDNVGVARMLSLLLGKLGDHKIEMAHDGPTAIAKACEMAPEMIFLDIGLPNMDGYQVGRRLREESELAQTLLIALTGYGKDEDRRKSAEAGFDEHLVKPPALDVLRSLFSHPKLTGADPSPIEQEGD
- a CDS encoding malate dehydrogenase — its product is MKVSLIGLGKVGSAVAHAIVLKGLADELVLVSRRTEIAKSEADDLNHAAGLEEHSVDVRAGSDMDAAGSDVILYCDASPSTGADVDRYSAARGNLQRLSQRMPLLAAASPSAICVMVTNPVDVMSWFALQVSGFPQERVFGVGTLLDTARLRRLLSERLSVHTSDVRAYVIGEHGEDQVASFSTASLGGESMKPDDDLMSLARQAAESAGKIYRTRGYTNYGIAGATMMILDAIRNNRRRTAPVSLRINDYYGVKDVCLSLPAVIGRRGIERVLRPELNEAEQATFHRGAQRIREAIDILAPSLAAVS